Below is a window of Bos indicus isolate NIAB-ARS_2022 breed Sahiwal x Tharparkar chromosome 19, NIAB-ARS_B.indTharparkar_mat_pri_1.0, whole genome shotgun sequence DNA.
TTCATAAGGGTGTTAAAACCCTCCTTGCTCAAAGTATTAAGTGAGGTTTATATCTTTAGACATTTTACCCCATATTCCATCCTCAGGAATAGTTCATTCTTATTGTGTTTGGAAATTGGAGTTTGTCCCTCTTCATAATACCAGGCAATTCCCTTTACTACAAATCAAATTAAAGCACAAAGAAACggtctatgtttaaaaaaaaccattttattacaaaaacaCTTGAAATCAGTTGCATTATCCATGTATTCACAGTAGCAGAGGGACAGTGATGGCAGACAATCCCCATGGGGGACATGGGTCCTCTggtaaaacaaacataaataatgGGGAACAATACCAAATACAGTAATAGCACAGcacagaataaaaaaattaaattaagagaAGGAACAGGATCTGCTGAGGGGAGTCGTGAACATGGAGAGGGTGCATCTCGCTGAGAAGCGTCGGGTTCAGGTGATCTTTCCTGCAGAACACCTGCCCCGGAGCTCGGAGCAGCTCAGTTCAATTCAAGGTCATCCACGTACTCCTGGACCCAGGGCTCACTGGGGTTGGCGCAGACCTGCCTGCCCTTTTTGGTCTGGAATCTGTGGAACCAAGAGTGGCCAGGTCAGAATCCCTTGGGGCCTTGCCTGTGTtgggtgttccccatccttagcTCATGTTGCACAGCCTAGTGGGGGGCTGCTGGAACCTGATTCCTTGTAACTTCCTCCCTGGGGTTTAGCTCTGGCCTCTTGGGTTGCCCAGATTAGGAACCCATGAGTTTTGCAATCAATGCGGATGTAATCTTCCCATTCATTTCCTGCTGTCCCCATCAATGACTTTTCCACATGTTTTCTAAGCATGCTTTAAGGAAACAGCCCGTATCTCctatcatcttttttattttactgcttaatcgcccccccaaccccaaatAGATCCCCTTCTTTAATCCTGCCCTCACCCTTGCCTCCCTGAAAAGCCCAGGTTTGATACTCACACCACAGCTGGCTGGGAGCAGAGGCTGCTGGTCTCGAAGTAGTCATTCACAAAGTTGCGAGGAATCTTCCGCAGAGTGTAAGAGAAGCAGCAGGCCGTGGGAGGGTCTGAGCCCACTGGAAAGAAAGGCCAAGGTAAGACCGAAGTTCTACAAGGAGCTCTTCGTTTTAGCTTCTAGTTATAGATATTCAAGGGACATTCCTGTACATCTACCAGATTCCCCAGTGCAGTCCCTTATATTCAAGCCTGCC
It encodes the following:
- the LOC109574570 gene encoding C-C motif chemokine 4, producing MKLCVTVLSLLVLMAAFCSPALSAPMGSDPPTACCFSYTLRKIPRNFVNDYFETSSLCSQPAVVFQTKKGRQVCANPSEPWVQEYVDDLELN